The genomic window CTTCCTTATTTAGCGGGATGGCCAGATCCACTCGTCATTGCCGTGCACGCGTACCTGCGCGGTTCGTTTTCTAGGCCTGTGGTGTCCAGGTAGACGGCCGTTCCAGGCCCTGGCACTGGAAAGTCAGGCGATTTCAGCTAACGCACGGTCCGGATAGTCGGTAATGATGCCGTCCACGCCCAAGTCGAGTAGCCGGCGCATCTCGGTGCGATCGTTGACGGTCCAGACATGAATCTCGATTCCGAGCTGATGCGCCATGGCAACGGAATCGGCCGTGACCAAATCAATGCCGCCATGTTGTGGCGGAAGCTGAAGCGCCTGTGCTGGCGTTATCGGGCGCTGGTGGTTGATGAAAGCCTGCCAGAACTGGGCGACTTCGCTGGCCGAAAAGCCAGTTGGGATCTCGGGGGCCAGGCGGCGCATCTCCGAAAGCGGAGCCTGATGTTCCGAGGCGATTAGCACGCGCCGCCGCATGCTGGTGGCTTCCAGCACGCGGTCAAGAATCGCTGGAAGCGGGCTTGCCTGGGGCGGCTTGATCTCGATGACGAAGTAGCTATCCATAAATGCTGCCAAGACCTCTTCCAGGCGCGGCACGCGTATTCCCTGGCCGCGATAAGGAAATCCCCGGTCGGGAGCGAAGTGATAGCCGCCATCGAGAGCGGCCAGTTCGGCGTATGTCAGAGCGCTGATCGCGCCATGACGATCGGTGGTGCGGCCGAGATCGGGGTCATGGCAAACCGCCAGAATCCCATCGCGGGTGGCATGCACGTCCAGCTCGAAATAACGTGCGCCCAGACTATGCGCGGCGGCGAATGCGGCCAAGGTATTCTCGGGCCGAAGGCCGGCACCACCGCGGTGGGCAATCACGCGTGGCGGGTTTGGATCGAAAAAGGCGCTGTCGAGTGGCTGCGCCACCAGCTTTTTCCAACCTATTAAAGCAGGGGCTTCCCGTTGACCTACATCGAAGCGCTATCGTTGTCGAGGGCGGCCGCGGAGGCACGACGGTGGCGCACGTGATGACGATAGCGATAACGATGGTGACGCAGGTGAACCGGCGTAGTGGCGCTGGCGGTTAACATCCCCGGGTCCACGGGTTTGGCAATTGTAAGCGGTAAATCGGGGTGCGTAACCCGATCCGCAACGCGGCCAGGAAGCTGCTCGGCGGCGAGCGTAGCAGGCGGCATATTGGCGTTGGGCAGCTTGGCCAACTCGCCATCCCAACGATTCTTGAATTCATTGAAAAGCGCCATCCGGTTGCTTGGAATCGAGGCCGCCTGGTCCAGCTTGACGGTCAGCGGGTTCAGAAAGTGCCCCTCTTCATACAAGGCATAGTGCAGATGCGGGCCAGTAGCCAAGCCGCTGGCTCCTACCCAGCCGATCACTTGACCGATCCGAACTGCCGCACCCGGGCGGGCGGCTGAGCTGATTCCCGATAGATGGCCGTACACGCTGGTCAAGCCGTTGTTGTGCTTGATGCGCACGCAGCGCCCCAATTCGCCAGCCCAGCCGGCGAACTCGACCACCCCGTCCCCGGCGGCCTTGACCGGCGTGCCATAACCAGCCGCCAGGTCAACACCGACGTGAGGGCGATAGACGTGGAGAATAGGATGATAGCGGGCGGCGGAAAAGGTGGAGGAGATGTACTTGAACTTGACTGGATAGCGCAAAAACTGCGGTCCAAGCTGACGCCCCTTGGCGTCATACAAGTGCTCATTGCCGTGCTGGTCGCGAAAGCTGAAAGCTTGCAGCTCCTGATGCCCAGTTTTGATGTCGGCCGCCTTCAGATCCGCGTCTTTGGTATGAGTGCCATCCGCAGTGACAAATTCGCTGTAAACCAGCTTCAGGAAGGCTCCGGCGTGTAGACGGGCGCCGAAGATGTTTGCCAGCCGATCTATGATAGTGGACGGCAAACGGTTGCGCGCTCCGGTCAGGTTGGGCTGTAGGGCTAAACTGCAAGTCACTGTGTGCGGCAGGTAGGTGAGCGGTTTGCGCGCCGCCACCACCACGCCGCCGCCCAGCGAGCGCTCCACCACGCTGCTGGAGTCATCCAAATCGTAGCGCAGACCGCGCAATTGGCCGCCCGGCTCCTTGTCCAGCTCGACCAAATGGCCGGGGCGTAAGACCACGCTGTGAGCAGTGGCGCGAAAAGCTTTCTCCCAGGTGCTCCATTGGGTGCTGTTGAGTCCCACCTCTCGCAGGAGGGCCAAAATCGTAATTGCCCGGCGCAGCTGGAAATGTTCGGTAGTAGGCGGTGGTGCCGCTTGTGCCGGCGGTTCGGCGATGTTTTCGTAGACGGCGGGGGCGATAGTTCCAAGGCTTGGCGATTGCTTCGCCTTAGCCGGCAGGCGGCAAAGGGCGGCGGCACCAGTGCCGTTTCCCAAATCGTTTCGCAGTGCCAACAACGCCGGGGTCGCAGCCCCAAGCTGGGGTGCGGTGCCAGCTTGATGGGCCGTGCCACGCGCCGCAAGCCGCAAGTGTTGGGGCTTGCCACGCCAAGGGCTCCTGACCAACGCCACTGTCAGCAGGGTCAACAGCAATCCGGCGGCGGCCACGCTGGCGGCCTGCCAGAGCGAATTGCGCGATTTTGACCCAAGACCTTTCATAGTTGGCGCATACTTATTTGATAGAAGCCAGAAAAGCAAGCGAATCTGGCCCATTTTTGGACACTGGCGGACTGTTTATCGTATGGTTGTTGATAACTGCCACTGCCTGCTAAGGTCGGTTGTCAATGAGTATAATCGGCTTGGACTGGGGCCGTCGCCGAATCGGGGTGGCGGTGGCGACAAGCTTGCGCTTTGGCGTGCAACCACTCGCTATCATCCAGCGGCGCTCGATCCGCGAGGACTGGGCGCGGCTTACAGGCTTGGTGGAGCAATGGCGACCCGAGCGAATCGTGCTCGGCTTGCCGCTCAATCCAGATGGCTCCGAAGGAGCGGCCGCTCAGGCCGCGCGCCGCCTTGCTAGGGAGCTGGCTAACCAATTTAAGCTGGTGGTGGAGTTGTTTGACGAACGGCTGACCAGCTTCGAGGCGAAGGCCCGTGTGGCAGAACTGGCGGGGGAGGGGGTGGCGCGGCGCACCCCAGTCGATCCGATGGCAGCCGCGCTGATCCTGGAGGGTTGGTTGCAGGCTCAGGCTGCGAGTGAACCCAGGCCTGCGCCTGCGCGGCGCGCCGAGGGTAATCGCTAAGCAAAGCGGCCGAGGGTGGCTTGGCCCCACTGAGAGCGGATGGCGTTGCGCGGCAAAACGGTAAGCGTGGCGGTGGCCGCGCTGGCGGTCGGGCTGTTGGGGGTGGCAGTTTATCACCTGTGGTGGCAACCCGGACCTCCCCTGAGCCCAGCCCGAACCGTTCTGGTGCAACCCGGCCAGGGGCTCCGAACGATTGCGCCGCGGCTGCGCCAGCAAGGGGTTGTGCCCAGCGCCTTGGCGCTGGAGGTGCTGGCCCGCATGCTGGGAGTGGCAGGCCAACTCAAGCCTGGGCTATATCAATTCGTCGGCGGCGAAAGTCCAAGCGAAGTCTTGGGTCACCTGGTGCGCGGCGACGCCCTGTTCGTGACCGTGACTATTCCCGAGGGTCTCACCGTGCACCAGATCGCGCAAAGGCTGGAAGCGGCGCGACTGCTGTGCGCCGAGCAATTCGAACAAGCCGCGCGCCGCTCGCCACTGATCGACGCAGTGGGCTTGGCACCGCTGGGGGCCGAAGGCTATCTTTTCCCCGCAACTTATCGGTTTGCGCCTCAAGTCACTCCGCGCCAAGTCCTGGTGGAGATGCTCAGACGCTTTACGGCGCTCCTGACCCCAGCGGTGACAAAACGAATTTTCGAGCTGGGCTTGACTGTCGATCAATTGATAACCTTGGCCTCGATGGTGGAAAAGGAAGCCAAAGTACCGGCCGAACGACCCCTGATCGCCGGGGTGTTTTACAATCGTTTGCACTTAAATATGCCCTTGCAGTCCGACCCCACCGCGCAATACAGCTTCGACGGCGCTCAGCTTCCGGTGGCCCAGGCGGTTCACACGCCGTCGGCTTTCAACACCTATGCGTTTGCCGGCCTGCCGCCCGGCCCGATCGCCAATCCCGGCCAGGCGGCGATCCAGGCGGCTCTTTATCCCACCCCGACCAACTATTTATACTTCGTGGCGCGTCAAGACGGGACGCACATCTTTTCGCGTTCGCTAAAGGAGCATGACCGCGCCATTGAAAGTCTGCGAATGTCACACAAAACCGCCGCGCCTCCTACCGAGTTGGGCCGGCATTGAGCAGAGGGGGCGATGGCCGATCCGCTGCAGGTAATCGACCAGGTGTGCCGGCGCCGCGCCCGCTTGGCCGCGGCGTGCGCCGCGGCACGATGGCTGCCGCCAGCCCTGCTGACAATCGCAGTGGCGCTGGGGTTGAGTATGCTTGGGGCCCATACCTGGGAGCGCTGGGGCTGGGCGTTAGCTCGCCGGATTCAGGCGCACCTGCAGGTGGGGCTTTGGGCGGCAGCCGCGGCGGCACTGCTGACGGCTGCGCTGGTGGGCTGGCGAGCGGCGGTTGCCAATAGCCAACGACTGGCCGCGGCCGAGCTGCTTGATCGCCATTTGGGCAGTCATCAAACCTTGATTACTTTGGTCAGCGTCCCGACCAGCCAGCGCAGCGCGCTATTTCCGCTGTTGTGGCGCCACGGCGCCCAGGCGGTGGCAGGACTCGATCCGGTAAGGGCCCTGCCGTTTCCGTGGGGTCGCATGATTCGGCAAGTTTTGGCCGCCGGCCTATTCAGTTTCCTTGGGCTGGTGTTGGTTTTAATTTTGGTAGTTGGGCTTACCAACAATCCGTTGGTTGACCAGGCCCATCAGTTGCGTAAGCTGGCCCGCGAGATGGAAGGTCAGGCCCACGACGCCCAAGGCCGCCGCTTGGCCGCATCCCTCAACGCGGCTGCCGCCGCGCTGGACAATCCGCGCTTGCCTGCCCAGGTCAAGTTGAAACAGATAGCCGCCGCCAGACGTGAGCTTGAGCAGGCCGAGCAACCGCCACCTCCTGCACCCGGTCGCAGCGGACGCTCGGGTGGCAACGGCACCTCGGGTGGCACGGCCAGCCGCCAAGCGGGTAACAATCCGGGCAAGGGGGCGCAGGGCCAGGGCGCGGGCTCCGAGAGCGCGGGCAACGGGACGCAGGGTAATAGCTCCGGCGCGGGGCATCAGGGAAAAGCACCAACGCCCGGCGATGCGCTGGCGGCAGCTCAGCACGACTTGACCATGGCCGAAGCGGCGCTTAGCCAAGCTCCGCGCATGCCCTCGGGGAAAGATCAGAGTAGCGGGAGCCAACCCTCCGGCTCGCAGCCCCAGCCCAAGATGTTTGCGGCCACCGGTCACCCGCCGCAACCTAATCGTAAGCCGCAGGGCACTATCGTGCAGCCCAACGCGATTGCCAACGCCTCCAACCTGGGCACTCCCCGGCGCAATGAATCGGGCACCGCTAAAGGCGACACTCATTTGGGGCAATTCCCCCAGCCGGTACGATATGAGCGCTTCTACAAGCCCGGCGAAGGGCCCGGGATTGGGATCAAAAACGCCCGCTACGTGCTCTTTCGCATTCCTCCGGCCAGTCCCGCGGTGGGCGCGGGCCAGGTGGTGCCCGACCAGGAACGGCCCGCCGCCACCTTGCCCTTCGCGAACCTGCCCCTGGATGAGGTCAAAGTTAAAGCCGAGCCGCAGGAGTCGCAACTGATACCACCGCGCTACCGCGAGCTATTGCGTTAAGCTAAGGAGAGATGATGGGAGCTGCGCCGCAAGCAAGACCCGAAGATCGGGTCAGCGAATTTCGTCAGATTTTCAAGCGGGTCGAGGACGAGGTGGGGCGCGTTATCGTCGGCCATCAGACGGTTTTGCGCAAGGTGCTCACTGCCTTGTTTTGCGGCGGCCATGTTTTGATCGAGGGGGTGCCGGGTTTGGGCAAGACCCTGCTGGTCAAGACCGCCAGCGAGGTTTTGGGGCTGAGCTTCAAGCGCATCCAGTTCACCCCCGATTTGATGCCCTCGGATATCACCGGCACCCAGCTCTTGAGCGACACCGACGGCCACCGGCAGTTCGAGTTCAAGCCCGGGCCGGTGTTCGCCCACATGGTGCTGGGCGACGAGATCAATCGTGCCACGCCCAAGACCCAATCCGCCATCCTGGAGGCGATGGAAGAACATCAGGTGACCGCGTTTGGGGTTACCTATCCGCTCGAGCCGCCGTTTTTTGTGCTCGCCACGCAGAACCCGATCGAGTTGGAAGGAACCTATCCGCTGCCTGAGGCGCAAATGGACCGCTTCCTGTTCAAGGTTGTGATGGGAGCACCCAAACCCGAGGAGCTGCGCGAGATCCTCAATCGCACCACCGGCGCACAGCAGTATCAGCTGCAACCCATTCTAGACCCGGCCCGGGCGCCGGTTCAGATAGAGCAGCTTAAGCTGCTGGTGCGCGAGGTCATGGTGAGCGAGCCGGTGGAACGCTACGTGATTGGGATCATTTCCTCGTGTACCCCTGGCAGCCCGGGCGCGGCCCCGGAAATCTCTCAGTATTTGCGCTTTGGTCCCAGTCCGCGCGGGGCTCAGGCGCTGTTGCTATGCTCCAAAGTCAATGCGCTGCTAGAGGGGCGAGTCAACGTTAGTTACGAGGATGTGGACGACGCGATTATTCCGGCCTTGCGCCATCGCTTGCTGCGCAACTTCCAGGCGGAGGCCGAAAATGTCTCCTCCGAAACTCTGCTGGAAACCGCGCTTAAGCGGCTGCGCAAGCCCAAGGGCTGAAGATGCTGGGGCTGCCCGACCAGTTCAGTGCTGAGTTCATCGCGCGACTGGAGCAGTTGCGGATTAAGACCCGGCGCGAGTTTGCCGGCTTGGGGCATGGCGCCCATCTGTCGCCGCGACGCGGTTCCTCGCTGGAGTTCAACGACTATCGCCACTACGCGCTGGGCGACGACATGCGCTACATCGACTGGAGTCTTTACGGGCGCAGCGACAAACTCTACATCAAATTGTTCAAGGAAGAAGAGGACCTGCTTACCTACATCTTTGTGGATGCGAGTGCGTCGATGGCTTATCCGGCCGTCGACCATAAGTTCCAGGCCGCCATCGCCACTGCGCTCGCGCTGGCCTATGTGGCCCTGGCCTCGGGCAACCGGGTGATGGTGCGGGTGATGGCGGGTAGTGGCTCTCTTCCCGCTGGCGGTTTTGTGATGGGGCGCCATCGGGTAAGCGAACTGAGCCGTCAACTGCTGGCGGTGCGGCCCGCCGGCGCGCTCGACTTGGC from Candidatus Binataceae bacterium includes these protein-coding regions:
- a CDS encoding DUF58 domain-containing protein — translated: MLGLPDQFSAEFIARLEQLRIKTRREFAGLGHGAHLSPRRGSSLEFNDYRHYALGDDMRYIDWSLYGRSDKLYIKLFKEEEDLLTYIFVDASASMAYPAVDHKFQAAIATALALAYVALASGNRVMVRVMAGSGSLPAGGFVMGRHRVSELSRQLLAVRPAGALDLAPAMARELAAIRRAGKLFLVSDFQMRLDSLRQGFGLLLAANMDASAVQILGEAELEGAGLEGDVEVVDAESGERVRVAMSKRAREQHRTTLTRLAREVRVCCLRAGLRYALYSTAHGFQDFFLHAVTELGLVQ
- a CDS encoding M23 family metallopeptidase, whose product is MKGLGSKSRNSLWQAASVAAAGLLLTLLTVALVRSPWRGKPQHLRLAARGTAHQAGTAPQLGAATPALLALRNDLGNGTGAAALCRLPAKAKQSPSLGTIAPAVYENIAEPPAQAAPPPTTEHFQLRRAITILALLREVGLNSTQWSTWEKAFRATAHSVVLRPGHLVELDKEPGGQLRGLRYDLDDSSSVVERSLGGGVVVAARKPLTYLPHTVTCSLALQPNLTGARNRLPSTIIDRLANIFGARLHAGAFLKLVYSEFVTADGTHTKDADLKAADIKTGHQELQAFSFRDQHGNEHLYDAKGRQLGPQFLRYPVKFKYISSTFSAARYHPILHVYRPHVGVDLAAGYGTPVKAAGDGVVEFAGWAGELGRCVRIKHNNGLTSVYGHLSGISSAARPGAAVRIGQVIGWVGASGLATGPHLHYALYEEGHFLNPLTVKLDQAASIPSNRMALFNEFKNRWDGELAKLPNANMPPATLAAEQLPGRVADRVTHPDLPLTIAKPVDPGMLTASATTPVHLRHHRYRYRHHVRHRRASAAALDNDSASM
- a CDS encoding MoxR family ATPase, whose protein sequence is MMGAAPQARPEDRVSEFRQIFKRVEDEVGRVIVGHQTVLRKVLTALFCGGHVLIEGVPGLGKTLLVKTASEVLGLSFKRIQFTPDLMPSDITGTQLLSDTDGHRQFEFKPGPVFAHMVLGDEINRATPKTQSAILEAMEEHQVTAFGVTYPLEPPFFVLATQNPIELEGTYPLPEAQMDRFLFKVVMGAPKPEELREILNRTTGAQQYQLQPILDPARAPVQIEQLKLLVREVMVSEPVERYVIGIISSCTPGSPGAAPEISQYLRFGPSPRGAQALLLCSKVNALLEGRVNVSYEDVDDAIIPALRHRLLRNFQAEAENVSSETLLETALKRLRKPKG
- the mltG gene encoding endolytic transglycosylase MltG, coding for MALRGKTVSVAVAALAVGLLGVAVYHLWWQPGPPLSPARTVLVQPGQGLRTIAPRLRQQGVVPSALALEVLARMLGVAGQLKPGLYQFVGGESPSEVLGHLVRGDALFVTVTIPEGLTVHQIAQRLEAARLLCAEQFEQAARRSPLIDAVGLAPLGAEGYLFPATYRFAPQVTPRQVLVEMLRRFTALLTPAVTKRIFELGLTVDQLITLASMVEKEAKVPAERPLIAGVFYNRLHLNMPLQSDPTAQYSFDGAQLPVAQAVHTPSAFNTYAFAGLPPGPIANPGQAAIQAALYPTPTNYLYFVARQDGTHIFSRSLKEHDRAIESLRMSHKTAAPPTELGRH
- a CDS encoding glycerophosphodiester phosphodiesterase → MAQPLDSAFFDPNPPRVIAHRGGAGLRPENTLAAFAAAHSLGARYFELDVHATRDGILAVCHDPDLGRTTDRHGAISALTYAELAALDGGYHFAPDRGFPYRGQGIRVPRLEEVLAAFMDSYFVIEIKPPQASPLPAILDRVLEATSMRRRVLIASEHQAPLSEMRRLAPEIPTGFSASEVAQFWQAFINHQRPITPAQALQLPPQHGGIDLVTADSVAMAHQLGIEIHVWTVNDRTEMRRLLDLGVDGIITDYPDRALAEIA
- the ruvX gene encoding Holliday junction resolvase RuvX, which gives rise to MSIIGLDWGRRRIGVAVATSLRFGVQPLAIIQRRSIREDWARLTGLVEQWRPERIVLGLPLNPDGSEGAAAQAARRLARELANQFKLVVELFDERLTSFEAKARVAELAGEGVARRTPVDPMAAALILEGWLQAQAASEPRPAPARRAEGNR